A part of Pirellulaceae bacterium genomic DNA contains:
- the rnhA gene encoding ribonuclease HI — MREVYLYTDGACSGNPGPGGWAFILRDIKTGKELEGSGGERDSTNNRMELMAVIEGLKTLKKSCQVKLYSDSTYVLQGLREWMAGWKRNGWKRKDGSRRVPVKNVELWQALDQLVQQHQLSYHHVRGHSGHPENERCDELAVAASENYR, encoded by the coding sequence TTGCGTGAAGTGTATCTGTATACGGACGGTGCCTGCAGCGGAAATCCTGGACCAGGTGGCTGGGCGTTTATCCTGCGCGATATTAAAACCGGCAAAGAACTGGAAGGCAGCGGTGGTGAACGGGATAGCACCAACAATCGTATGGAGCTGATGGCGGTCATCGAGGGACTGAAAACGCTCAAGAAAAGTTGTCAGGTTAAGCTATACTCTGATAGTACCTATGTGTTGCAGGGATTGCGGGAGTGGATGGCGGGTTGGAAACGTAATGGTTGGAAACGCAAGGACGGGAGCCGCCGGGTACCGGTGAAAAACGTGGAGCTATGGCAAGCTCTGGATCAGCTCGTCCAGCAGCATCAACTAAGCTACCATCATGTGCGTGGACACAGCGGTCACCCGGAAAACGAACGCTGTGACGAACTGGCCGTGGCCGCCAGCGAGAACTATCGCTGA
- a CDS encoding SDR family oxidoreductase, with protein MSASVELPGVELFNLAGRTAIITGGSKGLGLAIAAGLASAGARTMLVSRATSQAVAAAMDLVDRYALDSFGYGCDVTDLAAVERMVQAAWVRWRRIDILVNSAGINIRGAIEQMCPQDFDRVIRTNVHGTWNTCRSVVPKMKQARYGRIINLASALASVGLAKRTPYASSKGAVAQLTRSLALELADSGITCNALCPGPFLTEMNVPIADTDEGRQLVDDCVALKRWGRMEEIQGAAIYLASPASSYTTGSMLAVDGGWTAH; from the coding sequence ATGTCAGCATCCGTTGAATTACCGGGAGTCGAACTGTTCAATTTGGCCGGCCGGACGGCAATCATTACGGGAGGTTCGAAAGGACTAGGACTGGCCATCGCCGCTGGCTTGGCATCTGCGGGTGCAAGAACGATGTTGGTTAGTCGCGCTACTAGTCAAGCGGTCGCCGCAGCTATGGATCTGGTCGATCGCTATGCGCTGGATTCGTTTGGATACGGCTGTGACGTTACCGATCTGGCGGCTGTCGAGCGGATGGTTCAGGCGGCTTGGGTGCGCTGGCGACGAATCGACATTCTGGTCAACAGCGCTGGCATCAACATTCGTGGGGCGATCGAGCAGATGTGTCCACAAGATTTTGATCGGGTCATACGAACCAATGTACACGGTACCTGGAACACATGTCGTAGCGTGGTTCCCAAGATGAAGCAAGCCCGCTACGGCCGGATCATCAATCTGGCCAGCGCGCTGGCATCGGTTGGCTTGGCCAAGCGCACGCCCTATGCCAGTAGCAAGGGGGCGGTCGCGCAGTTGACACGTTCGCTGGCGCTTGAACTGGCAGATAGCGGTATCACTTGCAACGCACTGTGCCCCGGACCATTCTTAACCGAGATGAACGTACCGATTGCCGACACCGATGAAGGCCGGCAGCTGGTTGATGATTGCGTTGCCCTCAAGCGGTGGGGGCGGATGGAAGAGATTCAGGGAGCGGCCATCTATTTGGCCAGCCCCGCCAGCAGCTACACGACCGGCAGCATGTTGGCGGTCGACGGGGGTTGGACGGCACATTAG
- a CDS encoding trypsin-like peptidase domain-containing protein has translation MPTRHLWTMVLWSTFALGVFSAHCSGQPSSVGQLQERIYAAVQAASPAVVEIHRPGSAFSGVIVSPQGHVFTAGHTIQPGLTYTISLPDGRRFRGQALGKCEQMRGERIDCGLIKIEYPDSLPYLPLGSTAGLRSDQPCLSLSYPGGQRADRQPVVRLGFVQRSLRPGRLLQSSALMEPGDSGGALVDLNGQLIAIHSRIGARMDQNFDVPVEVFRQYWDQLNIPETFSSLHGRAVPKLGFVGEDTPDRSGITIVQVFDGSLAQQIGLQAADVLTRVHDANLTCLDDLRPQLEKAIDSQAEQFNVAVLRGMDQVEYWVPRERLSTPKAERFAGLDSPPAVITDLPESLKRLEAFPQQFAALEDRLDDVCRIVESQRASTVTTESEQRHDRLLRCPVIAIAQSRWLVGKSSLVEQLPILLDGRQRIELEVVARDAQWDLVLLRSPQPNADGVHLVKSASQPRPGQLLVSADPEGPGYVSIVGSSIFQSQREASKGYLGVVLRDHPQGGAVLIQVDDGAAQRAGLVVGDVIVKLDGRAIRQRGDVLHQLGNSDPHAKLQATVLRNSQQFEVEIVLGTVPSSANHAADLVAKSLRRDGFPEVFCHDATLGVHECGGPVFDLQGNWVGLNTARYSRVRSFAVPQSAVVDFVRQNGG, from the coding sequence ATGCCGACTCGACATTTGTGGACGATGGTACTGTGGAGCACCTTTGCACTTGGTGTATTTTCCGCGCACTGTTCCGGACAGCCGAGCTCTGTCGGACAGTTGCAGGAGCGCATCTATGCCGCAGTCCAAGCAGCTTCACCCGCAGTGGTGGAAATACACCGGCCAGGATCTGCATTCAGCGGTGTGATTGTTAGCCCTCAGGGGCATGTGTTCACCGCTGGTCATACCATTCAGCCAGGTTTGACGTATACGATTTCGCTGCCTGATGGCCGACGTTTCAGGGGGCAAGCGCTGGGTAAATGCGAACAGATGCGGGGCGAACGGATCGACTGCGGTCTGATAAAAATCGAATACCCCGACAGTTTGCCGTATCTGCCTTTGGGAAGTACGGCCGGATTGCGGTCTGATCAGCCGTGCCTGAGTCTCAGCTACCCCGGAGGACAGCGCGCCGACCGCCAGCCAGTGGTTCGGCTAGGATTCGTACAGCGCTCGCTGCGCCCAGGGCGTTTGTTGCAGTCCAGTGCGCTGATGGAACCCGGTGATTCTGGTGGAGCATTGGTCGATTTAAACGGGCAACTGATTGCCATTCATTCGCGAATTGGTGCGCGCATGGACCAGAACTTTGATGTGCCCGTCGAAGTTTTTCGGCAGTATTGGGATCAATTGAACATTCCTGAGACGTTTAGTAGTCTGCATGGTCGCGCCGTACCCAAGCTTGGGTTTGTCGGCGAAGATACTCCTGATCGTAGCGGCATTACCATTGTGCAAGTATTCGACGGAAGCCTTGCTCAGCAAATTGGATTGCAGGCTGCGGACGTGCTGACTCGCGTGCATGACGCCAACTTAACCTGCTTGGACGATCTGCGACCGCAACTCGAAAAAGCGATTGATTCCCAGGCCGAACAATTTAATGTTGCCGTGTTGCGCGGCATGGATCAAGTTGAGTATTGGGTCCCTAGAGAACGGTTGAGCACGCCAAAGGCTGAACGCTTTGCCGGTTTGGATTCACCACCTGCAGTGATCACAGATTTGCCTGAATCCTTGAAGCGATTGGAAGCCTTCCCTCAACAATTCGCGGCGCTGGAAGACCGCCTGGATGATGTTTGCCGGATCGTCGAAAGTCAGCGGGCGAGCACGGTAACTACGGAATCCGAGCAGCGTCACGACAGGTTGTTGCGCTGTCCTGTAATTGCGATTGCGCAAAGTCGCTGGTTAGTCGGCAAGAGTTCACTTGTCGAGCAACTTCCGATTTTGCTCGATGGCCGACAGAGGATTGAGTTGGAGGTGGTTGCTAGAGATGCCCAATGGGACTTGGTTCTATTGCGTTCACCGCAGCCGAACGCAGATGGCGTTCATTTGGTCAAATCCGCGTCTCAACCCCGCCCGGGGCAACTGCTAGTTTCAGCTGACCCAGAAGGTCCGGGCTATGTAAGCATCGTAGGCTCGTCAATTTTTCAGTCACAGCGTGAAGCAAGCAAAGGTTATTTAGGGGTCGTGCTCCGCGATCATCCCCAAGGTGGAGCCGTGTTAATTCAGGTCGACGACGGAGCGGCCCAGCGGGCCGGCTTGGTCGTTGGCGATGTGATCGTCAAATTGGATGGGCGTGCCATTCGCCAGCGTGGAGATGTGCTGCATCAATTGGGAAACAGCGATCCGCATGCCAAGTTGCAAGCCACCGTGCTTCGCAATTCACAGCAGTTTGAGGTTGAAATCGTGCTGGGTACTGTTCCCTCGTCGGCCAATCATGCCGCCGATCTCGTAGCAAAGAGTCTCCGGCGCGATGGATTTCCAGAGGTCTTTTGTCACGATGCGACGTTGGGCGTCCATGAATGCGGAGGTCCTGTGTTCGATCTGCAAGGCAATTGGGTAGGCTTGAACACTGCCCGCTACAGTCGAGTGCGATCGTTTGCGGTGCCCCAAAGTGCGGTGGTAGATTTCGTTCGACAAAACGGAGGCTAG
- a CDS encoding MFS transporter translates to MSNDSQLTRPTGALVLITTLLALFLDGVELGLMPVASLSVSKSLLGTDFTPQLGGDWFARYTAALMLGAALGGIALGWLGDRIGRSRAMGLSILFYSLFAGLGSWVQTQEQMLLLRFMVGLGVGGLWPNGMALVSECWPGASRPFVSGIMMAGLNAGILALSQAVRLWPITADSWRWAFQLAALPAVLGAFTLVWLPESPQWLATRHALSGYSPKPPLAELFRGGLLARTLTGIVISAIPMVGAWSASKWMIPWADSVAGSSNLSYKAATQGWWALGATLGSFFGAQLAHWLGRRLSYFLISLLTFASTMTMFLWSAPLQPSFQPIVFAQGFLATLFFGWLALALPELFPVRVRATGSGLCYNSGRFATATGVLLAGAIFTALGGDYSRVGAICGLIYALGIVVIWLVPWQEPP, encoded by the coding sequence ATGAGCAATGATTCACAGCTGACTCGGCCCACAGGTGCGTTGGTTCTGATAACGACGCTGTTGGCCCTATTTTTGGATGGAGTCGAGTTGGGTCTGATGCCGGTTGCGTCGCTGTCGGTTTCCAAGAGTTTACTGGGTACCGATTTCACACCGCAGCTTGGTGGCGATTGGTTCGCACGTTACACCGCCGCTTTGATGCTGGGGGCCGCCCTGGGCGGCATCGCGCTGGGGTGGTTGGGGGATCGCATTGGCAGGTCGCGTGCAATGGGACTGAGCATTCTGTTTTATTCGCTGTTTGCCGGCTTGGGCTCGTGGGTACAGACTCAAGAACAGATGCTGCTACTTCGTTTTATGGTGGGACTGGGAGTCGGCGGGCTGTGGCCTAACGGTATGGCGCTGGTCAGCGAATGTTGGCCAGGGGCTTCTCGACCTTTCGTTTCCGGCATCATGATGGCCGGCTTGAACGCGGGAATCTTGGCGCTGTCACAGGCGGTGCGACTGTGGCCCATCACCGCCGATTCGTGGCGATGGGCATTTCAATTGGCGGCGTTGCCTGCGGTGCTGGGAGCCTTTACACTTGTCTGGTTACCCGAATCGCCGCAATGGCTGGCGACGCGACATGCACTTTCTGGCTACTCGCCAAAGCCACCGCTGGCCGAGCTATTTCGCGGAGGCCTCCTAGCCAGGACACTCACCGGAATTGTCATCAGCGCTATACCGATGGTCGGTGCGTGGTCGGCCAGCAAATGGATGATCCCCTGGGCAGATAGCGTAGCGGGCTCGAGCAACCTGAGCTACAAAGCGGCCACACAAGGCTGGTGGGCGCTCGGCGCAACCCTGGGAAGCTTTTTTGGCGCTCAGCTCGCACACTGGCTAGGCCGTCGTCTAAGCTACTTTTTGATTAGCCTGCTGACCTTTGCTAGTACGATGACGATGTTCTTGTGGTCCGCGCCTTTACAGCCTTCGTTTCAACCAATCGTATTCGCACAGGGTTTTCTGGCGACGTTGTTTTTTGGTTGGCTGGCGCTGGCATTGCCCGAGTTATTCCCGGTTCGCGTGCGCGCGACTGGTAGCGGCCTGTGCTACAACTCGGGGCGCTTCGCAACAGCCACTGGAGTGCTGTTGGCCGGAGCTATCTTCACAGCGCTAGGCGGAGATTACTCGCGCGTTGGTGCCATTTGCGGATTGATCTATGCCTTGGGCATAGTTGTGATTTGGTTGGTGCCCTGGCAGGAACCACCATAG
- a CDS encoding NAD(P)-dependent oxidoreductase, protein MKADSQDSTDGSLPPIVGLIGVGLMGTAIGQRLLDQGYQVFAWNRSRDEAQALLDYGAQWSDNPLESCDRVIVSLYSSPIVHEVLQNLQSGFRPGSILIDTTTGDPDDACRASQWLRKYRVGYLEAPVSGSSVQMRTGEAVILVGGDRADYEACVDLWKSLAHAAYYIGPSGSAARMKLITNLVLGLNRAALAEGLTYAQALGVDPATALDVLKHSAAASRVMESKGDKMLRGDFSVQAKLSQHRKDVYLILKTAREAGLDLPLTLTHRQLLDLAQQAGLGELDNSAIISVYRRRTDEQ, encoded by the coding sequence TTGAAAGCTGATAGCCAGGACTCGACGGACGGTTCTCTGCCTCCAATTGTTGGACTGATTGGCGTTGGCTTGATGGGCACCGCTATTGGCCAGCGACTGTTGGATCAAGGATACCAGGTGTTTGCCTGGAATCGCAGCCGCGACGAAGCCCAAGCATTGCTGGACTACGGCGCACAGTGGAGCGACAACCCGTTGGAATCCTGCGATCGCGTCATCGTCAGTTTGTACTCAAGCCCAATCGTCCATGAGGTCCTCCAGAATCTGCAGAGCGGTTTTCGACCTGGTAGCATCTTGATCGACACAACGACCGGCGATCCAGACGACGCCTGCCGCGCCAGTCAATGGCTGCGCAAATACCGAGTTGGATATCTGGAAGCCCCAGTCTCTGGGTCGAGCGTACAAATGCGAACTGGAGAGGCGGTCATCTTGGTGGGTGGAGATCGAGCTGACTACGAAGCCTGTGTTGACCTGTGGAAGTCACTTGCACACGCTGCGTATTACATTGGCCCTTCCGGATCAGCCGCGCGGATGAAGTTAATCACCAATCTGGTACTGGGGCTGAATCGCGCTGCCCTGGCTGAAGGGCTGACCTACGCTCAAGCTTTGGGAGTCGATCCAGCGACCGCCCTGGATGTCTTGAAGCATAGCGCGGCTGCATCACGCGTGATGGAATCGAAAGGCGATAAAATGCTGCGAGGCGACTTTAGCGTTCAAGCTAAGCTGTCACAGCATCGCAAAGATGTGTACTTGATTCTCAAGACGGCCCGTGAAGCTGGTCTAGACCTGCCGCTGACGCTGACCCATCGTCAACTGCTTGATCTGGCTCAGCAGGCAGGTCTGGGGGAATTGGATAATAGCGCGATCATCTCCGTGTACCGCAGGCGGACTGATGAGCAATGA
- a CDS encoding NAD(P)-dependent oxidoreductase — translation MSLKNKTLFITGASRGIGLAIGLRAARDGANVVIAAKTAEPHPKLTGTIYTAANEIRQAGGNALPLAVDIRHEEQVRDAFAKAAAEFGGIDILVNNASAINLVGTEAVEMKRYDLMHGVNTRGTFVCCKYAVPHLKKATNPHVLMISPPLNMEARWFAPHVAYTMAKFGMSMCVLGMAEEFRQEGIAFNALWPRTTIATAAIQNLLGGDKIMRLSRKPDIMADAAHAILTKPSREFTGNFAIDDEVLAQQGIVDLRSYQVDDSLPPEKLAPDFFV, via the coding sequence ATGAGCCTTAAGAACAAGACCTTGTTTATTACCGGAGCCAGTCGGGGGATTGGGTTGGCCATTGGGTTACGTGCTGCGCGAGACGGGGCGAATGTAGTGATAGCAGCCAAGACTGCCGAACCTCATCCCAAACTGACAGGAACGATCTACACTGCTGCCAATGAGATTCGTCAAGCAGGCGGTAATGCGCTGCCTCTGGCCGTCGATATACGGCATGAAGAACAGGTACGAGATGCTTTTGCTAAAGCGGCCGCTGAATTCGGCGGGATCGACATCTTGGTCAACAACGCCAGTGCCATCAACTTAGTAGGTACAGAAGCGGTTGAAATGAAACGTTATGACCTGATGCATGGTGTTAACACACGCGGGACGTTCGTGTGCTGCAAGTACGCGGTGCCTCACCTGAAAAAGGCTACCAATCCACACGTATTGATGATTTCACCACCGCTGAACATGGAAGCTCGCTGGTTTGCGCCGCATGTCGCGTACACTATGGCTAAGTTTGGGATGAGCATGTGTGTGTTGGGTATGGCCGAGGAGTTTCGTCAAGAAGGTATCGCCTTTAATGCGCTGTGGCCACGAACTACGATTGCCACGGCGGCAATTCAGAATTTGTTAGGTGGTGACAAAATCATGCGACTTAGCCGCAAGCCCGATATCATGGCCGATGCTGCCCATGCGATTCTGACCAAGCCCAGTCGCGAATTCACCGGCAATTTTGCGATCGACGATGAAGTGCTAGCTCAGCAAGGCATTGTCGACTTGCGTAGTTACCAAGTCGACGACAGCCTTCCTCCCGAAAAACTGGCCCCCGACTTCTTCGTATAA
- a CDS encoding sugar phosphate isomerase/epimerase, giving the protein MPELKIAIALSGVRMPFKKALHTAAKMGASGIEIDARNGIQPSEISDTGRRQILKMLTDLNLTVAAVRYPTRRGYDVIDDLDRRLEATKQAMTFAYSLGARIVINAVGIVPEDDQHPARSQLLASLTDLARHGERVGAVLACETGSEPCPVLVRLLDQVPGGSLGIHFNPARLILANHYTPQDIRICAHYVRSVAARDAVRDFSQRRGIEVKVGRGSAEFPEILGVLEEHRFNGWFVLERAGAGDAIQEMSDALAYLRAL; this is encoded by the coding sequence GTGCCAGAATTGAAAATCGCCATCGCCTTATCCGGTGTACGTATGCCGTTTAAGAAAGCTTTGCACACAGCGGCCAAAATGGGTGCCAGTGGTATCGAAATCGACGCCCGAAATGGCATTCAGCCCAGCGAAATTAGCGATACTGGACGTCGCCAGATTCTCAAGATGCTTACCGATCTGAATTTAACGGTTGCAGCGGTTCGCTATCCGACTCGACGCGGTTACGATGTGATCGACGACCTGGACCGGCGACTTGAGGCAACCAAACAGGCCATGACGTTTGCCTACAGTCTTGGTGCCAGGATCGTCATCAATGCAGTGGGGATTGTCCCTGAGGACGATCAACACCCGGCTCGCTCTCAACTACTGGCCAGCTTGACCGATCTGGCCCGCCACGGTGAGCGTGTTGGAGCCGTCTTGGCCTGTGAAACAGGGAGTGAACCCTGCCCAGTACTGGTTCGACTTTTGGATCAAGTGCCAGGGGGATCGCTGGGCATCCACTTCAATCCAGCACGATTGATCCTGGCCAATCACTACACCCCCCAAGACATTCGCATCTGCGCTCATTACGTGCGATCAGTGGCAGCGCGTGATGCTGTACGTGATTTTTCACAACGCCGGGGAATTGAAGTCAAAGTCGGACGCGGCTCGGCTGAGTTCCCTGAAATCCTGGGCGTACTGGAAGAGCACCGATTTAATGGCTGGTTTGTGTTGGAACGCGCTGGTGCAGGTGACGCCATCCAAGAGATGTCTGATGCGCTGGCGTATTTGAGGGCACTGTAA
- a CDS encoding HD domain-containing protein: MYYRQESEYYRAKQKAASRICKGWIKPADLPSNAEIRDEIQALARLHEGSQRLNHLLDMRLVALRLMRQLDRFRPKLIGSVLTGHVRQGSDIDIHLFSDNLSAITMCLDGMLLPYDVQRKQVRKEGNFQVYTHIHLRDQFPIELTIYPASLSSHHFTSSITGKAIERASTAELEQLLYHQYPDLNLSQKLDEMEELPDRFQLYMALMLPLENVKQHPRYHPEGDALYHSLQVFDLAYEQLPYDEEFLLAALLHDVGKGLDIDNHVAAGLEALAGFITPRTAWFIEQHMHVHRIYDRTIGSRAHRRLRQHPSYDELLLLGECDRGGRVPGVQTSELEEALQIIRDLADYSDA; encoded by the coding sequence ATGTACTATCGGCAAGAGTCAGAATACTATCGCGCTAAACAAAAGGCGGCCAGTCGCATCTGTAAGGGCTGGATCAAGCCTGCCGATCTGCCGAGCAACGCTGAGATTCGCGACGAAATTCAGGCCTTGGCCAGGTTGCACGAGGGCTCACAGCGCCTGAATCACCTACTGGATATGCGGCTGGTGGCTCTGCGGCTGATGCGTCAGCTGGATCGCTTTCGACCAAAGCTCATAGGTAGCGTGTTGACCGGTCATGTGCGGCAAGGTTCCGATATCGACATCCACTTATTCTCGGATAATCTGTCCGCCATCACCATGTGCCTGGATGGGATGCTACTGCCCTATGATGTCCAGCGGAAGCAGGTGCGCAAAGAAGGAAATTTTCAGGTCTACACGCATATCCATCTGCGCGATCAATTCCCAATTGAATTGACGATCTATCCTGCGTCGCTATCCAGCCATCATTTCACCAGTTCGATCACGGGCAAGGCCATTGAGCGGGCCTCGACGGCGGAACTTGAGCAGCTACTTTACCACCAATACCCGGACTTGAATCTGTCACAGAAGCTCGACGAAATGGAGGAATTGCCAGATCGTTTTCAGTTGTACATGGCGCTGATGCTGCCGCTGGAAAACGTCAAGCAGCATCCACGATATCATCCCGAAGGAGATGCACTGTACCACAGTTTGCAGGTATTTGATCTGGCCTATGAGCAATTGCCGTATGATGAAGAGTTCCTATTGGCTGCACTGCTGCATGACGTAGGCAAAGGGCTGGATATCGACAATCACGTTGCAGCTGGCCTGGAAGCACTGGCAGGCTTCATCACACCACGAACGGCGTGGTTCATTGAACAGCACATGCATGTTCATCGCATCTACGACCGAACGATCGGCTCCCGGGCTCACCGCAGGCTGCGTCAACATCCATCGTACGACGAACTGCTATTGTTAGGAGAGTGTGATCGCGGCGGGCGAGTGCCAGGCGTGCAGACCAGCGAATTGGAGGAGGCGCTGCAGATCATTCGCGACTTGGCCGATTACTCCGACGCTTGA
- a CDS encoding aminoglycoside phosphotransferase family protein: protein MQISSFVQQHWLQPLGVEHIQPCDSGLSSAGVWRLAIPAGDGCLKAWPLACTPVVRLARIHHCQRMLTDAGLSFIPALANSPLGGTWIESGQHLWEVTSWQAGQPDGSESAGPVRRKAASVALASIHRIWRKNECRVATSPAVGIRIEKIQYYRTQLRQWDSAGTNSAILPWSAEGIGQSAGTKLSDLSRRTIEHFRNSADRLQTQLTALQFPTLVHVALRDIHCQHVLFTGDQVSGVIDFGAVQADEPLIDLVRLLTSLSPRDKSARYETLEWYLNQTTSEGIGVSVLHSWKREAAWRFGVLDEVSTLLSAMQWLDWLVWQERQFKQPVLQLYRRWAGLLERLDCADW, encoded by the coding sequence ATGCAGATTTCTTCGTTCGTTCAACAGCATTGGTTGCAACCGCTTGGTGTGGAGCATATTCAGCCCTGCGACAGCGGATTGTCCAGTGCTGGTGTTTGGCGACTGGCGATCCCCGCAGGTGATGGCTGTTTAAAGGCTTGGCCGTTGGCCTGCACACCCGTCGTCAGGCTTGCGCGCATCCATCACTGTCAAAGAATGCTGACCGACGCGGGCTTGAGTTTCATTCCTGCATTGGCCAACAGCCCGCTGGGAGGCACCTGGATTGAATCTGGCCAGCATTTATGGGAGGTCACCTCTTGGCAAGCTGGCCAACCCGATGGTAGTGAATCCGCCGGGCCAGTGCGGCGTAAAGCTGCCTCCGTAGCACTCGCCAGCATTCACCGTATTTGGAGGAAAAACGAGTGCCGAGTGGCGACCTCCCCGGCCGTTGGGATTCGTATCGAAAAGATTCAATACTATCGAACCCAGTTACGGCAATGGGATTCAGCAGGCACCAATTCCGCGATTCTTCCATGGTCTGCCGAAGGAATTGGTCAATCTGCCGGCACCAAGCTATCAGACTTGTCGCGACGGACAATTGAGCATTTTCGGAATTCAGCGGACCGACTACAAACGCAACTAACTGCGCTGCAATTTCCCACGCTGGTACACGTTGCCTTGCGGGACATCCATTGCCAACACGTACTGTTTACGGGCGATCAAGTAAGCGGCGTTATCGACTTCGGAGCTGTACAGGCCGACGAGCCACTTATTGACTTAGTACGCCTGTTGACCAGCCTTTCACCGCGCGACAAGTCTGCGCGATACGAGACGCTTGAGTGGTATCTTAATCAGACAACTAGTGAAGGAATTGGCGTCTCCGTGTTACACTCCTGGAAGCGCGAAGCCGCTTGGCGATTTGGTGTGTTGGATGAAGTTTCGACCCTACTTTCGGCGATGCAATGGTTGGATTGGCTAGTCTGGCAAGAACGCCAATTCAAGCAGCCTGTACTGCAGCTTTATCGCCGCTGGGCCGGATTGCTTGAGCGACTTGATTGTGCCGATTGGTGA
- a CDS encoding TrkA family potassium uptake protein, producing MKRFIIIGLGNFGSTLARSLTDNGHEVVAIDIDGEVVDQVAPHVARAVVGDATVLETLERLGVREADAGIVSTGEDIASSILAVMALNDLKVRDVFVKVISVDHARVMNRIGVTEVIFPERDSALELAKRMGGDALLKYVSLGIGFGLQEMGVPDAWCGKSIRELALRQGYDVTIVAVHDMLKDRITASPNPDTRLLDSDTLLLAGTDEALARIAKVK from the coding sequence ATGAAACGCTTCATTATTATCGGTCTCGGGAATTTTGGCTCAACGCTGGCACGATCGCTAACGGATAACGGCCATGAAGTTGTCGCTATCGACATCGATGGAGAGGTGGTGGATCAAGTGGCTCCACATGTTGCTCGCGCGGTAGTTGGCGACGCTACGGTACTGGAGACGTTGGAACGATTAGGTGTTCGCGAAGCTGATGCAGGCATCGTTTCGACAGGAGAAGATATTGCGTCCAGCATCCTGGCGGTCATGGCGCTGAACGATCTGAAAGTACGTGACGTATTTGTGAAAGTCATTTCCGTCGATCACGCCCGCGTCATGAATCGGATCGGAGTTACGGAAGTGATCTTCCCCGAGCGAGATTCGGCCCTTGAATTGGCCAAGCGCATGGGGGGCGACGCACTGCTCAAGTATGTCAGCTTAGGTATTGGTTTCGGTCTGCAAGAGATGGGCGTGCCGGATGCATGGTGCGGCAAGTCCATTCGCGAGCTGGCGTTACGTCAAGGTTATGACGTGACCATCGTGGCCGTGCATGACATGCTTAAAGATCGCATCACCGCCTCTCCCAACCCCGACACTAGGCTGTTGGATTCCGATACTTTGCTACTGGCGGGCACCGATGAAGCCTTGGCGCGCATTGCCAAAGTCAAATAA